The following are encoded together in the Candidatus Binataceae bacterium genome:
- a CDS encoding MFS transporter, protein MPLEDQLTHSWANERSGAGRGDGARTLTVGEWETGAPCAGMAALTGRQGDTMATAPVAQQGGLKGYIATHRTLETYPVGAHRWGMLLLTVLATIVSFYEFQFAPLLPLWIPTLHFSLEDFSLFLLFAVLLSGASAMIGGPLADRHGRIIVIDVCLAVIIVLTFLNLVMVNLWTFVIIRGAMNLVAGLMWGALGGLTRDMSPRVSRGAAFGLLTVGAVGCIFLWNFISGLTLPIFGTWQSQIWIMGILAILMYIPVLLWLKDLHPNLRLTIVESESTAAASSTEHIRKETMEVPASGGAAFRELLSRWEVWVLVVGCVGFLTLPITSQTFFPVMFTRAFHYSPAEAAKMASYFWLLNLFMLVPAGLLSDWLRIRKPLVLIGTVASLAVLVWWIGTFSNPLQHFELAAVMFVLGGLVAFAFIPWCAQYSELLEDISPALQASGWSFFQLIYRGWIAISGPILAYVTGHYGWASWMWVAAAGMILFIPAMLAVRGGWLPAKAGQATGEQAATSARPSPA, encoded by the coding sequence GGTCGGCGAATGGGAAACCGGCGCGCCGTGCGCAGGCATGGCGGCTCTAACAGGCAGGCAAGGGGACACTATGGCGACCGCACCAGTTGCACAGCAGGGTGGTCTCAAGGGCTACATCGCAACCCATCGCACCCTGGAGACCTATCCGGTCGGCGCGCATCGCTGGGGCATGCTGCTGCTCACGGTGCTGGCCACAATCGTCTCGTTCTATGAATTCCAGTTTGCGCCACTGCTGCCGCTGTGGATTCCAACACTGCACTTTTCGCTTGAAGACTTCAGCCTGTTCCTGCTTTTTGCGGTGCTGCTCTCGGGCGCGTCGGCGATGATCGGCGGGCCGCTCGCCGATCGCCACGGCCGCATCATCGTCATCGACGTCTGCCTGGCCGTGATCATCGTGCTCACCTTCCTCAACCTCGTGATGGTCAATCTCTGGACCTTCGTGATAATCCGCGGGGCGATGAACCTGGTCGCAGGCCTGATGTGGGGCGCGCTGGGAGGCCTGACACGCGACATGTCGCCGCGGGTCAGCCGCGGCGCCGCCTTTGGTCTACTCACGGTTGGCGCGGTCGGCTGCATTTTTCTGTGGAATTTCATAAGCGGTTTGACGTTACCGATCTTTGGCACGTGGCAGTCGCAGATCTGGATAATGGGGATTCTTGCGATCCTGATGTATATTCCCGTGCTGCTATGGCTTAAGGATTTGCATCCCAACCTTCGACTTACCATTGTCGAGAGCGAGTCGACAGCTGCGGCATCGTCCACCGAGCACATTCGCAAGGAGACGATGGAGGTTCCGGCGAGCGGTGGCGCCGCCTTCAGGGAATTGCTCAGCCGCTGGGAGGTGTGGGTGCTGGTGGTCGGATGCGTAGGGTTCCTCACCCTGCCGATCACGAGTCAGACTTTTTTCCCGGTGATGTTCACGCGCGCCTTCCACTATAGTCCCGCGGAAGCAGCCAAGATGGCCTCGTATTTCTGGCTGCTCAATCTTTTCATGCTTGTGCCCGCCGGATTGCTCTCGGACTGGCTGAGAATTCGCAAGCCGCTTGTGTTGATCGGCACCGTCGCATCGCTTGCGGTGCTGGTCTGGTGGATTGGAACGTTCTCGAACCCGCTGCAGCACTTCGAGTTGGCCGCAGTGATGTTTGTGCTCGGCGGTCTGGTGGCTTTTGCCTTCATCCCTTGGTGCGCACAGTACTCCGAGCTGCTCGAGGATATTTCGCCGGCGCTCCAGGCGAGTGGATGGTCGTTCTTTCAGCTGATTTACCGCGGCTGGATCGCTATCTCCGGCCCAATCCTTGCTTATGTCACGGGCCATTACGGATGGGCCTCATGGATGTGGGTCGCGGCGGCGGGCATGATACTGTTTATTCCTGCGATGCTGGCGGTGCGCGGCGGATGGCTGCCGGCCAAGGCGGGCCAGGCCACGGGCGAACAGGCTGCGACTAGCGCGCGCCCTTCGCCCGCGTAA
- a CDS encoding NADH-quinone oxidoreductase subunit I: protein MAVRVVTVARPAPALVSPRSLWAVLVGLWVASLHLMRNLFGFMRGRQDFTIHFPEQRFVQPPAMRGMPVLVQMENGKERCVACGLCEWACPTTCITIYPAETADEVERYPEVFDIDMSRCMFCGLCEEACPEEAIVMSRQVEIASYSRRGSLWHKADLLVPEAQLRTRLDFLRNQYDRP, encoded by the coding sequence ATGGCGGTACGAGTTGTAACAGTCGCACGGCCGGCGCCCGCGCTCGTCAGCCCGCGCTCGCTATGGGCAGTGCTGGTCGGACTGTGGGTGGCCTCGCTCCACCTGATGCGCAACCTGTTCGGCTTCATGCGCGGCCGCCAGGACTTCACGATTCATTTTCCCGAGCAGCGCTTCGTCCAGCCGCCCGCGATGCGCGGGATGCCGGTGCTGGTGCAGATGGAAAACGGCAAGGAGCGCTGCGTGGCATGCGGGCTGTGCGAATGGGCCTGCCCGACCACCTGCATCACGATTTACCCCGCCGAGACCGCCGATGAGGTCGAACGCTACCCCGAGGTGTTCGATATCGACATGTCGCGATGCATGTTCTGCGGCCTGTGCGAGGAGGCCTGTCCGGAGGAGGCGATCGTGATGAGCCGGCAGGTCGAGATCGCCAGCTACTCGCGACGCGGCTCGCTTTGGCACAAAGCCGATCTGCTGGTGCCGGAGGCGCAGCTCAGGACACGGCTGGATTTTCTGCGCAACCAATATGACCGCCCCTGA
- a CDS encoding NADH-quinone oxidoreductase subunit C produces MTAPEEKPAKAQALPEPSALLRAVIARLGALVVEHRSFRGDERIHVARANIVAAARMLRDSPELAFDMLLDITAIDYFGQPDDFRNAPEVWDRRQNLIRRRGEWRHRVNLPARGGEPRFAVVYHFVSTRHLHRIRVKCRVPDDDPTIATLSELWPGANWLERETFDLYGIRFSGHPDLRRIYLYDEFVGHPLRKDYAKHDEQPIQPYAGPGANQPRRPH; encoded by the coding sequence ATGACCGCCCCTGAAGAGAAACCCGCCAAGGCGCAGGCGCTCCCCGAGCCCTCCGCGCTGCTCCGGGCGGTGATCGCGCGGCTCGGAGCGCTGGTCGTCGAGCATCGCAGCTTTCGCGGCGACGAGCGCATCCACGTCGCCCGCGCGAACATCGTCGCGGCCGCGCGGATGCTGCGCGACTCGCCCGAACTCGCCTTCGACATGCTGCTCGACATCACCGCGATCGACTACTTCGGTCAGCCCGACGATTTCCGCAACGCGCCCGAGGTCTGGGACCGCAGGCAAAACCTGATTCGCCGGCGCGGCGAATGGCGCCACCGCGTCAACCTCCCTGCACGCGGCGGCGAGCCGCGCTTCGCCGTGGTCTATCACTTCGTCTCCACCCGCCATCTCCATCGTATCCGCGTCAAATGCCGGGTGCCCGACGACGACCCGACGATCGCGACGCTGAGCGAACTGTGGCCCGGCGCCAATTGGCTGGAGCGCGAAACCTTCGACCTTTACGGCATCCGCTTCAGCGGCCATCCCGACCTGCGCCGCATCTACCTCTACGACGAGTTCGTCGGCCATCCGTTGCGCAAGGATTACGCCAAGCACGACGAGCAGCCGATTCAGCCCTATGCCGGACCAGGAGCCAACCAACCGCGCCGCCCGCACTGA
- a CDS encoding NADH-quinone oxidoreductase subunit D encodes MPDQEPTNRAARTEAPAAPPAQSDLHTPPMRLQFGPSHPATHGTVKMVLDLDGERVARADIQVGFLHRGFEKECESGYYYQNIPYTDRLNYSSPILNNIGYCMAVEKLLDLRTPPRCDFIRVIAGEISRMSDHYLCLGAMGLELAAMTPFLYLLEARELMMDLLDALCGARVTTNYIRIGGVLADLPAGFTSFATERLDRSLRLLEDADKLLTENPVFRERVEGTGYMAPAELVAHGVTGPLLRAGGVPYDVRRVHPYLVYGDLDFDVPVGQHSDNFDRYLVRLEELRQSRRMIMQCLEKIPDGPVNCDDPRMRWPRKGRVFNRMEELIDQFKLVTEGGIVPPGEVYHAVEGANGELGFYIVSDGTGKPYKCRCRSPSFSNMSALEKMITGGMLADVVPTFDLINMIGGECDR; translated from the coding sequence ATGCCGGACCAGGAGCCAACCAACCGCGCCGCCCGCACTGAAGCGCCTGCCGCACCGCCGGCCCAGTCCGACCTGCACACGCCGCCGATGCGGCTGCAGTTCGGGCCGTCGCATCCCGCGACCCACGGCACGGTCAAGATGGTGCTCGACCTCGACGGCGAGCGCGTGGCGCGCGCCGACATCCAGGTCGGCTTTCTCCATCGCGGCTTCGAGAAGGAGTGCGAGAGCGGCTACTACTACCAGAACATCCCCTACACCGACCGCCTCAACTACAGCTCGCCCATCCTGAACAACATCGGTTACTGCATGGCCGTGGAGAAGCTGTTGGATCTGCGAACGCCGCCGCGCTGCGACTTCATCCGCGTGATCGCGGGCGAGATCTCGCGCATGAGCGACCATTACCTGTGCCTGGGCGCGATGGGGCTGGAGCTCGCCGCGATGACGCCTTTTCTCTACCTACTCGAGGCGCGCGAGCTGATGATGGACCTGCTGGACGCGCTGTGCGGCGCACGCGTCACCACCAACTACATCCGTATCGGTGGCGTGCTTGCCGACCTGCCCGCGGGCTTCACGAGCTTCGCGACCGAGCGGCTCGACCGCTCGCTTCGGCTGCTCGAGGACGCCGACAAGCTGCTGACGGAGAATCCGGTCTTCCGCGAGCGCGTCGAGGGCACCGGCTACATGGCGCCAGCCGAGCTGGTTGCGCATGGTGTCACCGGCCCGCTGCTGCGCGCGGGCGGTGTGCCCTACGACGTTCGCCGCGTCCATCCGTACCTGGTGTACGGAGATTTGGACTTCGATGTTCCGGTCGGCCAGCACAGCGACAACTTCGATCGCTACCTGGTGCGGCTGGAGGAGCTGCGCCAGAGCCGCCGGATGATCATGCAGTGCCTGGAGAAGATTCCCGACGGCCCGGTCAACTGCGACGACCCGCGGATGCGATGGCCGCGCAAAGGGCGCGTGTTCAACCGAATGGAGGAGCTGATCGACCAGTTCAAGCTGGTCACAGAGGGCGGGATCGTGCCGCCGGGCGAGGTCTATCACGCGGTCGAGGGCGCCAACGGCGAGCTGGGCTTTTACATCGTGAGCGACGGCACCGGCAAGCCGTACAAATGCCGCTGCCGCTCGCCGAGCTTTTCCAACATGTCGGCGCTGGAGAAAATGATCACGGGTGGGATGTTGGCCGACGTGGTGCCGACCTTCGACCTGATCAACATGATCGGCGGCGAGTGCGACCGCTGA
- the nuoF gene encoding NADH-quinone oxidoreductase subunit NuoF, with product MGLSCETQTKIRAEIARFPNPRGALLAALHLARDELGGLDGRVFAELAAIFAMRANEVAEVASFYSLYNLPRAQAVFQVCTNLPCCLRGARGVVRELERRLGIKSGTAAADGRFAIVEVECLGSCATAPVIQVNRNPYLENVTPEYTASLLASPEAARAARRGAPIISRVGDGVVGYLLPRADECWLTLDEYRAHGGFQAVRKASEMAPKDLVALVREANLRGRGGAGFVTGLKWSFMPPRDGRPRYLAVNADESEPGTFKDRQLMERNPFLPLEGIMIAAMAIEADAAFIYIRGEYVEPFERMSAAIRELYRAGIVGERALGFNRRFDITIQQGAGAYICGEESGMLESMEGKKGQPRKRPPFPATAGLWGQPTTVDNVETLAHVPTIVMRGAQWFLDEGVKNAAGHTLFGVSGHVNRPGVFELRLGVRLRDLIYNYAGGVPGGRPIKAVIPGGVSMPVLRGDQIDVAMDHESLRAAGTLIGTGGVIVMDERTCMVRAALVVARFFEHESCGQCTQCREGTGWTYRMLRRIERGEGEPQDLQTLADCCAFMDGKCICALADGASWAARAFLNQFRPDFEAHIAEHRCPFPESFEV from the coding sequence ATGGGTCTGTCTTGCGAAACGCAAACGAAGATCCGCGCGGAGATCGCGCGCTTTCCCAATCCGCGCGGCGCGCTGCTCGCGGCGCTCCATCTGGCGCGCGATGAGCTGGGCGGGCTCGACGGCCGCGTCTTCGCCGAGCTGGCGGCGATCTTTGCGATGCGCGCCAACGAGGTCGCTGAAGTCGCCTCGTTCTATTCGCTCTACAACCTGCCGCGCGCCCAGGCGGTCTTCCAGGTCTGCACCAACCTGCCCTGCTGCCTGCGCGGCGCGCGCGGCGTCGTGCGCGAGCTCGAGCGCCGGCTCGGAATCAAGTCGGGCACGGCGGCCGCCGACGGCCGCTTCGCAATCGTCGAGGTCGAATGCCTCGGCTCGTGCGCGACCGCGCCGGTGATCCAGGTCAACCGCAATCCGTACCTGGAAAACGTCACGCCCGAGTACACGGCCTCGCTGCTCGCCTCGCCCGAGGCGGCGCGCGCCGCGCGCCGGGGCGCGCCGATCATCTCGCGCGTCGGCGACGGCGTCGTCGGCTACCTGCTGCCGCGCGCCGACGAGTGCTGGCTGACGCTCGATGAGTACCGCGCGCACGGCGGGTTCCAGGCGGTCCGCAAGGCGAGCGAGATGGCGCCCAAGGACCTGGTCGCGCTGGTGCGCGAGGCCAACCTGCGCGGGCGCGGCGGGGCCGGCTTCGTCACCGGGCTCAAGTGGTCGTTCATGCCGCCGCGTGACGGACGCCCGCGTTATCTCGCGGTCAACGCCGACGAGAGCGAGCCCGGCACCTTCAAGGACCGCCAGCTAATGGAGCGCAACCCGTTCCTGCCCCTGGAGGGGATCATGATCGCCGCGATGGCGATCGAGGCCGACGCCGCCTTCATCTATATCCGCGGCGAGTACGTCGAGCCCTTCGAGCGGATGAGCGCGGCAATCCGCGAGCTCTACCGGGCCGGCATCGTTGGCGAGCGCGCGCTCGGCTTCAACCGCCGCTTCGACATCACGATCCAGCAAGGCGCCGGCGCGTATATCTGCGGCGAGGAAAGCGGGATGCTCGAGTCGATGGAGGGCAAGAAGGGGCAGCCGCGCAAGCGCCCGCCGTTCCCTGCGACCGCCGGGCTGTGGGGCCAGCCGACCACGGTCGATAACGTCGAGACGCTCGCGCACGTGCCCACGATCGTGATGCGCGGCGCGCAATGGTTTCTCGACGAGGGCGTCAAGAACGCCGCCGGCCACACCCTGTTCGGGGTGAGCGGGCACGTCAACCGCCCGGGCGTTTTCGAATTGCGCCTGGGCGTGCGACTGCGCGACCTGATCTACAATTACGCTGGCGGCGTACCTGGCGGGCGCCCAATAAAGGCGGTGATCCCCGGCGGCGTCTCGATGCCGGTGCTGCGCGGCGACCAGATCGATGTCGCGATGGATCACGAATCGCTGCGCGCCGCCGGCACGCTCATCGGCACCGGCGGCGTGATCGTGATGGACGAACGCACGTGCATGGTGCGTGCGGCGCTGGTGGTCGCGCGGTTTTTCGAGCATGAATCCTGCGGGCAGTGCACCCAGTGCCGCGAGGGCACCGGGTGGACCTACAGGATGCTGCGCCGGATCGAGCGCGGCGAGGGCGAGCCGCAGGACCTCCAGACGCTCGCCGACTGCTGCGCGTTTATGGACGGCAAATGCATTTGCGCGCTCGCGGACGGCGCGTCGTGGGCGGCGCGCGCCTTCCTTAACCAGTTCCGCCCCGATTTCGAAGCGCACATCGCCGAGCATCGATGCCCCTTCCCGGAGAGCTTCGAGGTATGA
- a CDS encoding lipase family protein yields the protein MEFGSGCDRWAPSRAVLSTIALVAVLITACGGKSYASYPFPFDRTHGEGDLISIQPVTSYPTATTPGSVGLDSFYAQLICNQLTSQECAANIANLDVPEFGNFNLNANPIGNNPLGIEAIDAVKIDYGAINVDGSPVTVSGGIEIPEIAHRRLKGIILYFHGTTVQRSNVPSTFTPTDTIAGYTDSILMAAVWASQGYIVVMPDYIGLGDDLAHVHPYVIYPRENAQSGMAMLKAARAYLRSAYKIKRRLPLLITGYSEGGAYALRAAHLMQANPRYESVLNVKLRKAAPMSGFFDLSGTGLPYLFDNISSTNNPWFSLNPTVSALSKPYLSAYLVLSFGSYSGVVPTEILADKFYNCPSGTSECGAGDNLDGLYFTAPQNPTPYDSVVLTLAYALATQTGWSTSNNAVTPLMTDTYAQALMNRDPTNPLYAQIVAADTYHFVPRFPVTLVSLAQDSVVTRVNSDVAYSYFVRKKPHGPYKEDLIDNNNFLAMGIASVGPIDHTSELPFLSVLVLHEFNKVLKLSPDLLAPGEAAINELATEPATD from the coding sequence GTGGAATTCGGATCCGGATGTGATCGGTGGGCGCCTAGTCGAGCGGTTCTTTCCACGATAGCACTGGTTGCGGTTCTGATTACGGCGTGCGGGGGAAAGTCCTACGCGAGCTATCCTTTCCCGTTCGACCGTACCCATGGCGAAGGCGACCTCATCAGCATTCAGCCTGTTACGTCTTACCCGACGGCGACGACGCCCGGCTCGGTCGGATTGGACAGCTTTTACGCTCAACTCATCTGCAATCAGTTAACCAGTCAGGAGTGCGCAGCCAACATCGCCAATCTCGATGTTCCCGAATTCGGGAACTTCAACCTGAATGCGAATCCGATCGGTAACAATCCACTTGGAATTGAAGCGATCGACGCGGTCAAAATCGACTACGGCGCGATCAACGTTGATGGCAGTCCGGTTACGGTTTCAGGCGGGATCGAAATCCCGGAAATCGCACACCGCCGCCTGAAGGGAATCATTCTTTATTTTCACGGCACAACCGTCCAGCGCAGCAACGTCCCTTCGACTTTCACGCCGACTGATACCATCGCCGGATACACCGACAGTATCCTGATGGCAGCGGTATGGGCCTCGCAGGGATACATAGTGGTGATGCCCGACTACATCGGGCTTGGCGATGACCTCGCGCACGTGCATCCATACGTGATTTATCCGCGCGAGAACGCGCAGAGCGGAATGGCGATGCTTAAGGCGGCGCGCGCTTACCTCAGATCGGCGTACAAAATCAAGCGGCGGCTGCCGCTCCTGATCACGGGCTATTCCGAAGGCGGTGCATATGCACTGCGGGCGGCGCATCTGATGCAGGCCAATCCGCGCTATGAGTCGGTCCTAAACGTCAAGCTGCGCAAGGCCGCGCCGATGTCGGGGTTCTTCGATCTGTCGGGCACCGGCTTGCCTTACCTGTTCGACAATATCTCGAGCACAAACAATCCGTGGTTCTCCCTGAATCCGACCGTCTCGGCATTGAGCAAGCCTTATCTGAGCGCGTACCTGGTGCTCAGCTTCGGAAGTTACTCCGGGGTGGTGCCGACGGAAATCCTGGCCGACAAGTTTTATAACTGCCCGTCAGGGACGAGCGAATGCGGCGCGGGCGACAATCTCGACGGACTCTATTTCACAGCGCCTCAGAACCCCACGCCGTATGACTCGGTGGTGCTTACGCTCGCGTACGCGCTGGCAACCCAGACCGGATGGAGCACCAGCAACAATGCGGTGACGCCGCTGATGACTGATACCTACGCACAGGCGCTGATGAATCGCGACCCGACGAATCCGCTGTACGCCCAGATTGTTGCCGCCGATACTTATCACTTCGTGCCGAGATTCCCCGTCACGCTGGTATCCCTGGCGCAGGATTCGGTGGTGACTCGGGTAAATTCCGACGTCGCCTACTCCTACTTCGTCCGCAAGAAGCCGCACGGCCCCTACAAGGAAGATTTGATCGACAACAACAACTTCCTCGCGATGGGAATCGCGAGCGTCGGACCGATCGATCACACCTCGGAACTGCCGTTCCTAAGCGTGCTTGTGCTCCACGAATTCAACAAGGTGCTGAAGCTAAGCCCTGATCTTCTCGCTCCAGGTGAGGCTGCCATAAACGAGTTGGCGACGGAGCCAGCGACTGACTAA
- a CDS encoding catechol 2,3-dioxygenase: MRIGHVSVRVTDLEKARDHYANVVGLYETHRDADGTTCYKAWDEWDRYSLILTLGEKPGVNYIAYKVERDCDLDAIGEKASGAGAAVELLRAGAIPFVGRALRIALPSSHKLVLFAEKEAVGKNVGTLNPDPWPDDLKGAGAMHLDHCLLVAEIEPAQGINRVADTCRFFIEVLGFQLTEQVMVGPGNSIQAGAFLSCSSKPHDIAIIGGPRPGFHHFAYYLDSWNDVLRAADVMSKHRVKIDVGPTRHGITRGATIYFFDPAGNRNETFAGLGYFVTRDMPTITWTEDHLGPAIFYHGRAVNPAFTEVYTDAT; the protein is encoded by the coding sequence GGTCCGGGTGACCGACCTCGAAAAAGCCCGCGACCACTACGCCAACGTCGTCGGCCTCTACGAAACCCATCGCGACGCTGACGGCACGACCTGCTACAAGGCGTGGGACGAATGGGATCGCTACAGCCTGATCCTTACGCTTGGCGAGAAACCCGGCGTGAACTATATCGCCTACAAGGTCGAGCGCGACTGCGACCTCGACGCGATCGGTGAGAAGGCGTCAGGGGCGGGCGCCGCGGTCGAGCTGCTGCGCGCCGGCGCAATCCCCTTCGTCGGCCGCGCGCTGCGCATCGCGCTGCCCTCCAGCCACAAGCTGGTGCTGTTCGCCGAAAAAGAGGCGGTCGGCAAAAACGTCGGCACGCTCAATCCCGACCCGTGGCCGGACGATCTGAAGGGCGCGGGCGCGATGCATCTGGACCACTGCCTGCTGGTTGCGGAGATCGAGCCGGCGCAGGGGATCAATCGGGTCGCCGACACCTGCCGCTTCTTCATCGAGGTTCTGGGGTTCCAGCTCACCGAGCAGGTGATGGTGGGGCCAGGCAATTCGATCCAAGCGGGCGCGTTTCTCTCGTGCTCGAGCAAGCCGCACGACATCGCGATAATCGGCGGTCCGCGCCCGGGCTTCCATCACTTTGCCTATTACCTGGATAGCTGGAACGACGTGCTGCGCGCGGCCGACGTGATGTCCAAGCACAGGGTCAAGATCGACGTCGGCCCGACCCGTCACGGAATCACCCGCGGGGCGACCATCTACTTCTTCGATCCGGCGGGCAACCGCAACGAGACCTTCGCCGGACTGGGCTATTTTGTTACCCGGGACATGCCGACGATCACCTGGACCGAGGACCATCTGGGGCCGGCGATCTTCTACCACGGCCGCGCGGTCAATCCCGCCTTCACCGAGGTTTACACCGACGCCACGTGA